A stretch of Aedes aegypti strain LVP_AGWG chromosome 2, AaegL5.0 Primary Assembly, whole genome shotgun sequence DNA encodes these proteins:
- the LOC5571443 gene encoding uncharacterized protein LOC5571443, whose amino-acid sequence MLRLAVFSLLLIASVLSEPKPDLTVPVTITGVSTGSLDTNGNIVANVDRILATLNQFQSIVQSLYFIKSPEYAEAADNFRYVMDSLVEAGSPIFQGLSNVARISSGDVGRAFKGIRDDISYAVDLHEEHISLVDASRGVLGNATADYFEGLLGKLVGNLMNITELLNNIQSAVVQIQQVNPRNQAAVNALLPNSDIKALNAVLRQYIQIGDAAIPEIRSVVSRVQTVDNFKSRISSVFEQYRQSLDTYVNRTTDPYLQSNVINALVNGLANLRNQLVERTTKDAVAVANLLFDSNTLLSEAANKTVPVLQALAVNITSNIDALQRRVRTLRVATDLPYEVMNMTENTLNAAIREASLAMTQRVNRSDSCFAQVNYLFDSIPRNVYSSLYNCLYTTGSDLASMASTMNFATGFTRTDVSYELSAIEGCVNMITQYSTDMTKYQAATCLNEARNFLAGRQVYVQQIANYQKLLENEVSYSAGRYDFCLVNSLRQGQTMLNYLRGTFGRCIGSAPAVTPYKFRIGGKVTIRFG is encoded by the coding sequence ATGTTGAGACTAGCCGTATTTTCCCTTCTGCTAATCGCATCGGTTCTTTCCGAGCCGAAACCCGATCTAACAGTTCCAGTCACCATCACCGGTGTCTCTACCGGAAGTCTGGACACAAATGGCAACATCGTCGCCAACGTTGATCGCATCTTGGCCACATTGAATCAGTTCCAATCGATCGTCCAAAGTCTGTACTTCATCAAATCGCCGGAGTATGCTGAGGCAGCCGATAACTTCCGCTACGTGATGGACAGTTTGGTCGAAGCCGGAAGTCCCATTTTCCAAGGCTTATCTAATGTGGCACGGATATCGTCTGGAGACGTTGGAAGAGCCTTCAAAGGAATCCGCGACGACATCTCATACGCCGTAGATCTTCATGAAGAGCATATATCTCTGGTTGATGCATCACGTGGTGTTCTTGGCAATGCTACAGCGGATTACTTCGAAGGTTTGCTCGGCAAGCTGGTTGGCAACTTGATGAACATTACCGAACTGTTAAACAACATCCAGAGTGCGGTTGTTCAGATACAGCAGGTGAACCCCAGAAATCAAGCTGCGGTCAATGCCCTTCTACCAAACAGTGATATCAAAGCGCTGAATGCCGTACTAAGACAATACATTCAGATTGGTGACGCTGCCATTCCGGAGATCCGATCGGTTGTCAGTAGAGTACAGACTGTAGATAATTTTAAATCACGTATAAGCTCCGTATTCGAGCAGTACCGTCAAAGTCTGGATACATACGTCAATCGCACAACTGACCCGTACCTGCAGTCCAATGTGATCAACGCTCTCGTGAATGGCTTGGCAAACCTTCGGAACCAACTCGTCGAAAGAACTACCAAGGATGCCGTCGCAGTGGCCAATCTCTTATTCGACAGCAATACTTTACTGAGCGAAGCTGCCAATAAAACGGTTCCTGTTCTTCAGGCTCTTGCTGTCAATATAACTTCTAACATCGATGCCCTTCAGAGGCGCGTTAGGACTTTACGGGTTGCCACGGATCTACCTTACGAAGTTATGAACATGACTGAAAACACGTTGAATGCGGCCATTCGTGAGGCTTCTTTGGCCATGACCCAGAGAGTCAACAGATCGGATAGCTGCTTTGCACAGGTCAATTACTTATTCGATTCGATCCCTCGGAATGTCTACTCGTCTCTGTACAACTGTCTGTATACTACGGGATCCGATTTGGCATCGATGGCATCCACGATGAACTTTGCCACTGGGTTCACCCGGACCGATGTCAGTTACGAACTCTCGGCGATAGAGGGATGCGTCAACATGATCACTCAATATTCTACCGATATGACAAAATACCAAGCGGCTACTTGTTTGAACGAGGCTCGAAACTTCCTGGCTGGTCGACAGGTTTACGTCCAGCAGATAGCGAACTACCAGAAGTTGTTGGAAAACGAAGTGTCGTACAGTGCTGGGCGATACGATTTCTGTCTGGTGAACTCGCTGCGACAAGGTCAAACCATGCTCAACTATCTGCGGGGAACATTTGGACGATGCATTGGTAGCGCCCCTGCCGTCACTCCGTACAAGTTTAGAATAGGCGGCAAGGTCACTATCAGATTCGGCTAA